In Deltaproteobacteria bacterium, the sequence CCTCGGGTCGCTGCACTACCTTGGTCATGGGAGCCTCCCTTCTTGGTGCAACAATCTTGCGGCCACGTTTGGCGTGTCCCGCGTGCACAAGGTGAGGCTCCCATCTTTCTCAGCTCACTCCAACCGAACACATGGTAACTCGGCGCCTGTGCGTGAGAAGTTTTCTGTTACCCCTTCACGGTCACGGCCGATAGAGGCCGCGCCCGGTCACCAGCGGCAGATCGAGTGCCGAGAGTAATCCCGGCGCGGCTTGGCAGACGGCGGGGATGGCGTTGACGATGCGCGTCGCCGTGAGCACCACACCGCCGACGGCGTGGTCGCCGTGCTCGTCTTCGAATTCGAGTTCGCAGCTCATCTTCGGATTGCCGGTGATCATCACGCGGTAACTGCCGTTGCCGCGCGGCCACTCCGGGCACAGCTCGTCATCGAGCCGGGTGACGTGCTCGACCACGATCGCCGCTTTCCCGGCGATCATGCCGCGCACCTCGAAGCGCAACGCCGCCATGGTGCCAACCTCGACGGTGCGCCCGAGAATGCGGATCGGTCTTACCGCCGGGCGCTTCTCGTACCACGACGTAACGTCATCGAGCGTCACGCCGAGTCCATCTGCAAGCAACCGAACCGTCCCGCCCCAGGCGAACTCAAGTGTGCCTGGCGTCAGCAGCAGCGGCGTGTCGTCGAGCGGTTTGCCGAATCCCATCGTGTCGAAGATCA encodes:
- a CDS encoding diacylglycerol kinase, with product MAYRVIQWGTGNVGAFSLRCIVDHPELELAGVWVSSDAKAGKDAGELCGRKSVGVRATTDADALLALDADCVCYTATADLRPFEAIEDMCRILAAGKNVVSSSMVPLVHPKSFIAEVRDKLAEACRIGGTSFFTSGIDPGFANDLLPLTLTGLCGPWQEVRVLEIINYATYNQPTVIFDTMGFGKPLDDTPLLLTPGTLEFAWGGTVRLLADGLGVTLDDVTSWYEKRPAVRPIRILGRTVEVGTMAALRFEVRGMIAGKAAIVVEHVTRLDDELCPEWPRGNGSYRVMITGNPKMSCELEFEDEHGDHAVGGVVLTATRIVNAIPAVCQAAPGLLSALDLPLVTGRGLYRP